In Apium graveolens cultivar Ventura chromosome 10, ASM990537v1, whole genome shotgun sequence, the following are encoded in one genomic region:
- the LOC141691335 gene encoding secreted RxLR effector protein 161-like, with protein sequence MKDLGRTRFCLGIQVEHLSSEIFVHQSNYTEKILDRLYMDKAHPLTTPMVVRSLELEKDPLRPRKQDEEALIPEVPHLSAIGALIYLTNNTQPDIVFAVNLLARFSSDPTKRHWDGIKHIFRYLRGTIDLGLFFPNNSRSRLVGYADAGYMSDPHFERSQTGYLFTYCNTVIHWKSTKQTMAATSSNHTELLAIHQASRECIWLRSVIQHIRESCRLSNILNSRTVLFDDNSADIKQLKEGYIKGD encoded by the coding sequence atgaaagatcttggaagaacGAGATTTTGTTTGGGTATACAGGTGGAGCACTTATCTTCAGaaatatttgttcatcaatcaaactacactgaaaagattcttgatcGGTTGTACATGGACAAAGCTCATCCACTAACCACACCAATGGTTGTTCGATCACTCGAGCTTGAAAAGGATCCTTTACGCCCTAGAAAACAAGATGAAGAGGCTCTTATACCTGAAGTTCCACATCTCAGTGCAATTGGTGCTCTCATATATCTTACAAACAACACACAACCTGATATTGTATTTGCAGTGAACCTGTTGGCAAGATTTAGTTCTGACCCTACTAAAAGGCATTGGGATGGAATCAAACATATATTCAGATATCTTCGAGGGACAATCGATCTTGGACTATTCTTCCCAAACAATTCAAGATCGCGGCTAGTTGGATATGCAGATGCTGGATACATGTCAGATCCTCACTTTGAAAGATCACAAACAGGTTACCTCTTTACATATTGTAATACTGTTATCCATTGGAAGTCTACAAAACAGACTATGGCTGCAACTTCATCAAACCACACAGAGTTACTAGCAATTCATCAAGCAAGCAGAGAATGTATTTGGCTAAGGTCGGTCATTCAACATATACGAGAATCATGTAGATTATCAAATATTTTAAACAGTCGTACAGTTTTATTCGATGATAACTCGGCCGACATCAAacaacttaaggaaggatatatTAAAGGGGATTGA
- the LOC141691337 gene encoding uncharacterized protein LOC141691337, with protein MANLAKLEFVVLDVSGNNYLSWVLDAELHLSANSLKDTIDPEKISIVEQNTKATIFLRHHIHEDLKSEERDFQKYGELISLLLVAEKNNELLLKNRQIRPTGSAQLPEWQHDGYNSDRQKWQREVPNKRKAPKEGENRDICHVYGSERHWQHTCRTLKHLVDLYESSKRNNEKRVGTNFANYNLVNEPVNKASNEIDTGTNLYYGLDD; from the exons atGGCGAATCTTGCAAAATTAGAGTTTGTTGTCTTGGATGTTTCGGGGAATAATTATTTGTCATGGGTCCTTGATGCGGAATTACACCTTAGTGCTAATAGCCTAAAAGATACTATTGATCCAGAAAAAATCTCAATTGTTGAACAAAATACAAAAGCAACTATCTTTCTTAGGCATCACATCCACGAAGATTTAAAATCTGA GGAGCGGGATTTTCAGAAATATGGCGAGCTGATATCTCTCCTTCTTGTGGCTGAAAAAAATAATGAGTTGCTACTGAAAAATCGTCAGATACGTCCCACAGGCTCTGCCCAGTTACCTGAA TGGCAACATGATGGTTATAACTCTGACCGCCAGAAATGGCAACGTGAAGTGCCAAATAAAAGAAAGGCACCCAAAGAAGGGGAGAACCGAGACATCTGTCATGTGTACGGATCTGAGAGGCACTGGCAACATACTTGTCGCACACTCAAACATCTTGTTGATCTCTACGAGTCATCCAAAAGGAATAATGAAAAGAGAGTAGGAACCAATTTCGCTAATTATAATCTAGTTAATGAACCAgtcaataaggcctcaaatgaaATAGACACTGGTACTAATCTTTATTATGGTTTAGACGACTAG
- the LOC141692600 gene encoding uncharacterized protein LOC141692600, with protein sequence MLSNLAQRSSIMGVINQSSNLGTVHMGDSRKRKSRSGTKAKSVAETLAFWKDYNEKLGASARPIRNVHAKGSKKGCMKGKGGPDNTRSNFRGVRQRTWGKWVAEIREPSGGSRLWLGTFQNAVEAALAYDEAARAMYGSNARLNLPDYSSCKESSSASSPPSISCSDSILTNTSSNHTEVCTDKDSKVGIDDFEMKCSDVEGESKAPNHKELKVGIDNSEKKFSDVEGESKANNCQDLAEVEATMLKNEVKEEPVEIKKEHEKTNEEAIFNLEQGLLKGEMFDVDELLQSLDPGSFPGEDSSNSGWGYNNDHDMAQFLQDIELPGDPYNLSIQSQYSDRRAPEMYNQQTVDNHGLDFLLPGRPEDFNFSLDEFGLLNMDANPGLGE encoded by the exons ATGCTGTCTAATCTCGCTCAGAG AAGCTCTATAATGGGTGTAATTAATCAGTCATCAAATCTGGGAACCGTGCATATGGGTGATTCCAGAAAGAGGAAGTCACGAAGCGGAACCAAGGCCAAAAGTGTTGCAGAGACGCTTGCTTTCTGGAAGGATTATAATGAGAAGCTTGGTGCTAGTGCTAGACCAATTCGTAATGTTCATGCCAAGGGGTCAAAGAAAGGATGTATGAAAGGGAAAGGGGGTCCTGACAATACGCGTTCCAACTTTAGAGGTGTGAGGCAGAGGACGTGGGGTAAATGGGTTGCTGAAATCCGGGAGCCTAGTGGGGGTAGTAGGTTGTGGCTTGGCACATTTCAAAATGCAGTGGAAGCTGCTCTTGCCTATGACGAAGCTGCAAGAGCAATGTATGGCTCTAATGCTCGACTTAATCTACCAGATTATAGTTCGTGCAAGGAGTCTTCCAGTGCATCTTCTCCCCCTAGCATATCATGTTCTGATTCAATACTTACTAATACTTCTTCTAACCACACCGAGGTGTGTACTGATAAGGACTCGAAGGTGGGGATTGATGATTTTGAAATGAAGTGCAGTGATGTGGAAGGTGAGTCGAAAGCCCCCAATCACAAGGAGCTAAAAGTGGGGATAGACAATTCAGAAAAGAAGTTCAGTGATGTGGAAGGTGAGTCAAAAGCCAATAATTGCCAGGATCTCGCGGAAGTGGAAGCTACGATGCTAAAGAATGAAGTGAAAGAAGAACCTGTGGAGATTAAGAAAGAGCATGAGAAAACAAATGAAGAGGCCATATTTAACCTTGAGCAGGGTCTCTTGAAGGGTGAAATGTTTGATGTGGATGAACTTCTACAAAGTTTAGACCCGGGTTCTTTTCCTGGTGAGGACAGTAGTAACAGCGGATGGGGCTACAACAATGATCACGACATGGCTCAGTTCCTGCAGGACATTGAGCTTCCAGGAGACCCCTATAATTTGTCTATCCAGTCACAGTATTCTGATAGAAGAGCTCCTGAAATGTATAATCAGCAGACGGTGGATAATCATGGCCTGGACTTTCTGTTACCCGGGAGGCCGGAAGATTTTAATTTTTCACTGGATGAGTTCGGGCTACTCAATATGGATGCCAATCCAGGGCTTGGAGAGTAA
- the LOC141693032 gene encoding laccase-12-like, which produces MEAYSTSQWRFVFVAGLLFFLANATDAKVQHHDFVIQATKVKRLCTTHNTITVNGQFPGPTLEINNGDTLEVKVTNKARYNVTVHWHGVRQMRTAWADGPEFITQCPIRPGQSYTYRFTVQGQEGTLWWHAHSSWLRATVYGALIIHPKEGDSYPFPKPKRETPILMGEWWDANPIDVIREATRTGGAPNVSDAYTINGQPGDLYKCSSKGTVIVPVSSGETNLLRVINSALNQQLFFAVANHKLTIVGADASYVKPFTTKVLMLGPGQTTDVLIKADQPPGRYYMAARAYASGQGAPFDNTTTTAILEYKTAACASKNCATTKPVFPSLPAFNDTATATAFTASFKSPRQVPVPTKIDESLFITVGLGLNKCPPKTRARNCQGPNGTRFTASMNNNSFSLPSNTSILKAYYDKIPGVFTTDFPKVPPVKFDYTGNVSRSLWQPSTGTKVYKLKYGSTVQVVLQGTSIFTAENHPIHLHGYDFYIVAEGFGNFNPKTDTSKFNLVDPPLRNTASVAVNGWSVIRFVADNPGVWIMHCHLDVHIGWGLAMTFIVENGVGESQTLTKPPPDFPKC; this is translated from the exons ATGGAAGCTTACAGCACTAGCCAATGGCGATTCGTCTTCGTCGCAGGCCTATTATTTTTCTTAGCAAATGCAACAGATGCAAAAGTTCAGCATCATGATTTTGTT ATTCAAGCAACCAAAGTGAAGAGACTGTGCACAACACACAATACCATTACAGTTAATGGGCAGTTCCCGGGACCAACCTTGGAGATAAATAACGGTGACACTTTGGAGGTGAAAGTTACTAACAAAGCTCGCTACAACGTTACCGTTCACTG GCATGGTGTCCGACAGATGAGGACAGCGTGGGCAGATGGACCTGAATTTATCACACAATGTCCAATTAGACCAGGACAGAGTTACACCTACAGGTTTACAGTCCAAGGCCAAGAAGGAACACTGTGGTGGCATGCTCACAGTTCATGGCTCAGAGCCACTGTTTATGGAGCTTTAATCATTCACCCAAAGGAAGGAGACTCATATCCTTTTCCTAAGCCAAAGCGTGAAACACCAATTCTGATGG GTGAATGGTGGGATGCAAACCCAATCGATGTCATACGAGAGGCTACAAGAACAGGAGGAGCTCCCAATGTCTCGGATGCATATACCATCAATGGTCAACCCGGTGATCTATACAAATGCTCCAGTAAAG GCACGGTGATAGTTCCAGTGAGTTCTGGTGAGACCAACCTCCTGCGCGTCATCAACTCTGCACTCAACCAACAGCTTTTCTTCGCAGTGGCCAACCACAAACTTACAATTGTTGGAGCGGACGCCTCTTATGTCAAACCCTTCACCACAAAAGTACTCATGCTAGGTCCGGGCCAAACAACGGATGTACTCATTAAAGCTGATCAGCCACCAGGTCGTTACTACATGGCAGCGCGTGCTTATGCAAGCGGCCAAGGTGCCCCATTTGACAACACCACTACTACGGCCATCCTCGAGTACAAAACAGCAGCTTGCGCTTCTAAAAACTGTGCCACCACAAAACCTGTTTTCCCTTCTCTCCCAGCATTTAACGATACAGCTACAGCCACAGCCTTCACCGCCAGTTTCAAAAGCCCAAGACAAGTACCTGTCCCAACTAAGATCGACGAAAGCCTCTTCATCACAGTTGGCCTAGGTCTTAACAAATGCCCACCAAAGACCAGAGCTAGAAACTGTCAGGGTCCCAACGGAACTCGCTTTACTGCCAGCATGAACAACAACTCATTTTCTCTTCCATCAAACACCTCCATACTAAAAGCATATTATGATAAAATTCCTGGAGTTTTCACTACTGATTTTCCAAAAGTTCCGCCAGTGAAATTTGATTACACTGGTAATGTAAGCCGGTCGCTCTGGCAACCATCAACCGGGACTAAAGTTTACAAGCTCAAATATGGTTCCACAGTCCAAGTTGTGTTACAGGGAACAAGCATATTCACAGCTGAGAATCATCCAATTCATTTACACGGGTACGATTTCTACATTGTTGCAGAGGGATTCGGAAACTTCAATCCTAAAACCGACACATCTAAATTCAACCTTGTTGATCCACCTCTTCGTAATACAGCCAGTGTTGCCGTCAACGGATGGTCTGTCATTAGATTTGTTGCCGATAATCCTG GGGTTTGGATTATGCATTGTCACTTGGATGTTCACATAGGCTGGGGATTAGCCATGACTTTTATCGTAGAAAATGGAGTCGGAGAATCACAGACCTTAACGAAACCTCCACCAGATTTCCCCAAGTGCTGA